A window from Apteryx mantelli isolate bAptMan1 chromosome 15, bAptMan1.hap1, whole genome shotgun sequence encodes these proteins:
- the SNX33 gene encoding sorting nexin-33, with translation MALKARALYNFQSENKEEISIQENEELVIFSENSLDGWLQGKNSRGETGLFPASYVEILRSRAGSNYTDYSHSPAGSPGHDSSFYVAPTNPSISYQGSFEDDDDDDWDDWDDACTVVEEPRSAPGTNGHPSPTLQYPAAYSHQHAGYRPKLALERQDSMSSSKRGSVVGRNLNRFSCFVRSGVEAFILGDVPLMSKIAEVYYIEMGSKGPQWRANPHPFICSVEDPTKQTKFKGIKSYISYKLTPSNINSPVYRRYKHFDWLYNRLLHKFTVISVPHLPEKQATGRFEEDFIEKRKRRLILWMDHMTSHPVLSQYEGFQHFLCCRDEKQWKLGKRRAEKDEMVGASFLLTLQIPTEHQDLQDVEDRVDAFKAFSKKMDDSVLQLTNVASELVRKHVGGFRKEFQKLGNAFQAISHSFHMDPPYSSDALNNAISHTGKTYETVGEMFAEQPKNDLFLMLDTLSLYQGLLSNFPDIIHLQKGAFAKVKESQRMSDEGRMDQDEADGIRKRCRVVGFALQAEMNHFHERRVTDFKRMMQSYLKQQIIFYQRVSQQLEKTLRMYDNL, from the exons ATGGCGTTGAAAGCCAGAGCACTTTACAACTTCCAGAGCGAAAACAAAGAGGAGATCAGCATCCAGGAGAACGAGGAGCTCGTGATCTTCAGCGAGAACTCCCTGGATGGGTGGTTACAGGGTAAAAACAGCCGTGGAGAGACAggcctcttccctgcctcctaTGTCGAAATCCTCCGGTCCAGGGCAGGCTCCAATTATACGGACTATTCTCACAGCCCCGCCGGCTCCCCTGGGCACGACTCCTCCTTCTATGTGGCCCCGACCAACCCCAGCATCTCCTACCAGGGCAGTTTTGAGGACGATGATGACGATGACTGGGACGACTGGGACGATGCCTGCACGGTGGTGGAGGAGCCCCGGAGCGCGCCGGGCACCAACGGGCACCCTTCGCCCACCTTGCAGTACCCTGCGGCTTACTCCCACCAGCACGCCGGCTACCGCCCCAAGCTGGCGCTGGAGAGGCAGGACAGCATGAGCTCCTCCAAGAGGGGCAGTGTGGTGGGGAGGAACCTGAACCGCTTCTCCTGCTTCGTCCGCTCCGGGGTGGAAGCCTTCATCCTGGGTGATGTGCCTCTGATGTCCAAGATCGCGGAGGTGTACTACATCGAGATGGGCTCCAAAGGCCCCCAGTGGAGGGCAAACCCCCACCCCTTCATCTGCTCCGTGGAGGACCCAACCAAGCAAACCAAATTCAAGGGCATCAAGAGCTACATCTCCTACAAGCTGACCCCCAGCAACATCAACTCCCCCGTCTACCGGCGGTACAAGCACTTTGACTGGCTGTACAACCGCCTCCTGCACAAGTTCACGGTGATCTCGGTGCCCCACCTGCCCGAGAAGCAGGCCACCGGGCGCTTCGAGGAGGACTTCATTGAGAAGCGCAAACGGCGGCTGATCTTGTGGATGGACCACATGACCAGCCACCCCGTCCTCTCCCAGTATGAGGgcttccagcacttcctctgcTGCCGTGATGAGAAGCAGTGGAAGCTGGGCAAACGCCGGGCGGAGAAGGACGAGATGGTTGGGGCCAGTTTCCTGCTCACCCTCCAGATCCCCACAGAGCACCAGGACCTGCAGGACGTGGAGGACCGTGTGGACGCCTTCAAGGCCTTCAGCAAGAAGATGGACGACAGCGTCCTGCAGCTGACCAACGTGGCCTCGGAGCTGGTGCGCAAGCACGTGGGGGGTTTCCGCAAGGAGTTCCAGAAGCTCGGCAATGCTTTCCAAGCCATCAGCCACTCCTTCCACATGGACCCCCCGTACAGCTCGGACGCCCTCAACAACGCCATCTCCCACACGGGCAAGACGTACGAGACCGTGGGGGAGATGTTTGCTGAGCAGCCCAAGAACGACCTGTTCCTCATGCTGGACACCCTCTCCCTGTACCAGGGGCTCCTCTCCAACTTCCCAGATATCATTCACCTCCAGAAAG GCGCCTTCGCCAAGGTGAAGGAGAGCCAGCGGATGAGCGACGAGGGGCGGATGGACCAGGACGAGGCGGACGGCATCCGGAAGCGCTGCCGCGTGGTCGGCTTCGCCCTGCAGGCTGAGATGAACCACTTCCACGAGCGGCGCGTCACCGACTTCAAAAGAATGATGCAGTCCTACCTAAAGCAGCAGATCATCTTCTACCAGCGAGTGAGCCAGCAGCTGGAGAAGACTTTACGCATGTACGACAACCTCTAA
- the SNUPN gene encoding snurportin-1 has protein sequence MEELSEALAARVAVSAAPNSPAAPHPRFAAYKARGRGPGQAERRQRLLRLQRARRLDYVNHARRLAEDDWAGVESEDEEEEEEKDANEEEMDVDVPRKLPKRYANQLMLSEWLVDVPSDLEQEWVVVVCPIGKRALVVASKGSTAAYTKSGFCVNRFPSLLPGGNRHNLLNDKVYSILDCIYNEAKQTYYILDVMCWRGHPVYDCQSDFRFFWLLSKIQEEEGLGEKSRINPFKFVGLQNFPCTSESLCKVLAMDYPFEVDGLLFYHKQTHYTPGSTPLVGWLRPYMVPDILGLTVPATLLTAKPDYAGHQLQQIMEHKKNKKLAAGKSHLSNKEAAKNGCYELEHLSTPQPANSPEGQDEAVSQMEN, from the exons ATGGAGGAGCTGAGCGAGGCGCTGGCGGCCCGCGTCGCCGTCTCGGCGGCGCCCAacagccccgcggcgccgcacCCCCGCTTCGCCGCCTACAaggcccgcggccgcggcccggggcagGCCGAGCGCCGCCAGCGCCTCCTCCGCCTCCAGCGAGC GAGGCGACTGGACTATGTGAACCATGCCAGGAGGCTGGCAGAGGATGACTGGGCAGGGGTCGAGAGtgaggatgaagaggaggaggaggaaaaagatgcGAATGAGGAAGAGATGGATGTGGATGTTCCTAGGAAGCTGCCCAAGCGCTATGCTAATCAG CTGATGCTGTCTGAGTGGCTGGTAGATGTCCCCTCGGATCTGGAGCAAGAGTGGGTTGTAGTGGTGTGTCCCATAGGGAAAAGGGCACTAGTTGTGGCGTCCAAG GGCTCAACAGCAGCTTATACCAAGAGTGGATTCTGTGTCAACAggttcccatccctgctgccgggGGGGAACCGGCACAATTTGCTAAATGACAAAG tttACAGCATCTTGGACTGCATCTACAATGAGGCAAAGCAGACGTACTATATCCTCGATGTGATGTGCTGGAGGGGACACCCTGTTTATGACTGCCAG TCTGACTTCAGATTCTTCTGGCTCCTTTCAAAGATCCAAGAGGAGGAAGGGCTaggagagaaaagcaggattAATCCA TTCAAATTTGTGGGCCTGCAGAATTTCCCCTGCACCTCGGAGAGCCTGTGTAAGGTGCTGGCTATGGACTACCCGTTCGAG GTTGACGGACTTCTCTTCTATCACAAGCAAACCCACTACACCCCCGGCAGCACCCCACTGGTGGGCTGGCTCCGGCCGTATATGGTTCCCGACATCCTCGGGCTCACTGTGCCCGCTACTTTGCTCACTGCCAAACCAGACTATGCTGGGCATCAGCTCCAGCAGATCATGGAACACAAGAAGAATAAAAAGCTGGCAGCGGGAAAGAGTCACCTGAGTAACAAGGAGGCCGCTAAGAATGGATGTTACGAGTTGGAACACTTGTCTACCCCTCAGCCAGCAAACTCTCCTGAGGGCCAGGATGAAGCAGTGAGCCAGATGGAGAATTAG